One Microcaecilia unicolor chromosome 4, aMicUni1.1, whole genome shotgun sequence genomic region harbors:
- the LOC115468992 gene encoding achaete-scute homolog 2-like — protein MNGCTVQMMQIPFTKYPLENCDAGAAEVVHGGSLHLGHCMMPRAGGGEGRGCPLPTSSGLKGKGPKRRCTSPELLRCKRRLAFQGLGEVQAGTAAVARRNERERNRVKLVNMGFQTLRQHVPNGATSKKLSKVETLRSAVEYIRALQQLLDEHGVLNASFHDKLLPSPEGGGSSSGCCYSSSTSSPGREGSSEPGSPISTCSTDDGAYQGALNPEERELLHFSNWFQHY, from the coding sequence ATGAACGGCTGTACAGTGCAAATGATGCAAATACCTTTTACAAAGTACCCTTTGGAGAACTGTGATGCTGGTGCAGCGGAGGTGGTGCACGGCGGCTCGCTGCACCTTGGCCACTGCATGATGCCACGtgctggaggaggagaaggacgGGGATGCCCGCTGCCCACAAGCTCAGGACTGAAAGGCAAAGGTCCGAAGCGGCGTTGCACCTCCCCGGAGCTTCTGCGCTGTAAACGGCGGCTGGCTTTCCAGGGACTGGGGGAAGTGCAAGCCGGGACCGCAGCGGTGGCCCGGCGCAACGAGCGCGAAAGGAACCGGGTGAAGCTGGTGAACATGGGCTTCCAGACCCTGCGCCAACACGTTCCCAACGGGGCCACCAGCAAAAAGCTGAGCAAAGTGGAGACCCTGCGCTCGGCGGTGGAGTACATCAGAGCACTGCAGCAGCTGCTGGACGAGCACGGGGTGCTGAACGCCAGCTTTCACGACAAGCTGCTGCCTTCTCCCGAGGGcgggggcagcagcagtggctgcTGTTATTCTTCTTCCACGTCCTCGCCGGGCAGGGAGGGGAGCTCGGAGCCAGGTTCAcccatttctacctgttctacagaCGACGGCGCCTACCAGGGGGCGCTAAACCCGGAGGAACGGGAGCTGCTGCACTTCAGCAACTGGTTCCAGCACTACTGA